A portion of the Francisella uliginis genome contains these proteins:
- the yhbY gene encoding ribosome assembly RNA-binding protein YhbY has translation MEVKQQQKLKAQAHSLKPVVLMGEKGLTENVMLEIDLALASHELIKVKAGRLPKEEKQQIAAEIVKATKSELVQIIGNILVLYRKNPNKNKK, from the coding sequence ATGGAAGTAAAACAGCAACAAAAATTAAAGGCTCAAGCTCACAGTTTAAAACCTGTAGTTTTGATGGGAGAAAAAGGCCTTACTGAAAACGTAATGCTAGAGATCGATTTAGCTTTAGCATCTCATGAGCTTATAAAAGTAAAAGCAGGGCGTTTACCAAAAGAAGAAAAACAACAAATTGCCGCTGAGATTGTTAAAGCAACAAAATCAGAGCTAGTGCAAATAATAGGTAATATTTTAGTCCTATATAGAAAAAATCCTAATAAAAATAAAAAATAG
- a CDS encoding transcriptional regulator SspA codes for MKVTLYTTKYCPYSLRARIALAEKKMSMEVVEAGDLSPEKLKKISPNGIFPVLKEKDYSINNRKALLIYIDERFPAPGLLPSLVNERIKIRLSLDKIDNEWYPVLDQIRKNRSDKEQLNILFKELKESLLTIEKAFSEFDYFISSNFTLADCYIAALIICLEAEGFIIDETFGAIHDYKKRVFARDSVKKANLKGNANESLLKTLRAHR; via the coding sequence ATGAAAGTTACTTTATATACTACAAAATATTGTCCATATTCTCTTAGAGCAAGAATTGCCCTAGCAGAGAAAAAAATGAGCATGGAAGTTGTTGAAGCAGGTGATCTATCACCAGAAAAACTAAAGAAAATATCTCCAAATGGTATTTTCCCAGTCTTAAAAGAGAAAGACTATAGTATAAATAATAGAAAGGCTCTTTTGATATATATAGATGAGAGATTTCCAGCACCTGGATTGCTACCAAGTTTAGTTAATGAGCGTATAAAAATCCGTTTATCTTTAGATAAAATAGATAATGAATGGTATCCAGTGCTTGATCAGATTAGAAAAAATAGATCAGATAAAGAGCAATTAAATATACTCTTTAAAGAGTTAAAAGAAAGTCTTCTAACTATTGAAAAAGCTTTCAGTGAGTTTGACTATTTTATATCTTCTAATTTTACTTTAGCAGATTGCTATATTGCAGCATTAATAATCTGTTTAGAGGCGGAAGGTTTTATTATAGATGAAACATTTGGTGCTATACATGATTATAAAAAAAGAGTGTTTGCGAGAGATTCTGTTAAAAAAGCTAATCTAAAAGGCAATGCAAATGAGTCATTGTTAAAGACTTTAAGAGCACACAGGTAA
- the sohB gene encoding protease SohB, with product MWYQGFVSFVFFALSVLLIVVAVVFIIGSFFSLLAKAKQEVAKLTKGKLEINKIGKDYKETKKEVLETLLDKKDYKNYLKEQKKLDKQDDKPEKKVFVINFKGDIHASQVENLRKEVSAILAVAKSSDEVIVRIDSPGGVVNGYGFAAAQLERIRQAGINLTICIDQVAASGGYMMSAVGHKIISAPFAIVGSIGVVGTIPNIRNLLEKNGINVEMHTSGEYKRTLTSVGENTEEGRKKFKQDLENIHQLFKKHILNYRPNLDMHKVGTGEYWFGKDALELGLVDEIQTYDDYLISLLNKKYDVYEVSFVKKKDKGLLKSKLAMIKRTLTNFLYARKIL from the coding sequence ATGTGGTATCAAGGTTTTGTAAGTTTTGTTTTTTTTGCTCTTAGCGTATTACTTATTGTAGTTGCTGTTGTTTTTATTATAGGTAGTTTTTTCTCGCTATTAGCAAAGGCAAAGCAAGAAGTTGCTAAGTTGACAAAAGGTAAGCTAGAGATTAATAAAATTGGTAAAGATTATAAAGAAACTAAAAAAGAAGTCTTAGAAACATTATTGGATAAAAAAGATTATAAAAACTATCTTAAAGAACAGAAAAAACTAGATAAACAAGACGATAAGCCTGAGAAAAAAGTTTTTGTAATTAATTTTAAAGGCGATATACATGCTTCACAAGTTGAGAATCTGCGTAAAGAAGTATCTGCTATCTTAGCAGTAGCAAAATCAAGTGATGAGGTTATTGTTAGAATAGATAGCCCTGGTGGGGTCGTAAATGGTTATGGTTTTGCCGCAGCACAATTAGAGAGAATCCGCCAAGCAGGTATTAATTTAACTATATGTATCGATCAAGTTGCTGCAAGTGGTGGTTATATGATGTCTGCGGTTGGACATAAGATAATCTCAGCACCTTTTGCAATAGTTGGTTCGATAGGAGTAGTTGGAACTATTCCAAATATTAGAAATTTGCTTGAAAAAAATGGTATCAATGTTGAGATGCATACTTCTGGGGAGTATAAACGTACATTAACATCTGTTGGTGAAAATACTGAAGAAGGGCGTAAGAAGTTCAAGCAGGATCTAGAAAATATTCATCAATTATTTAAAAAACATATTTTAAATTATCGTCCTAATCTAGATATGCATAAAGTTGGTACGGGAGAGTACTGGTTTGGTAAGGATGCTCTTGAGTTAGGCTTAGTTGATGAGATTCAGACTTATGATGATTATTTGATAAGTTTACTTAATAAAAAATATGATGTATATGAGGTAAGTTTTGTTAAAAAGAAAGATAAAGGGTTGTTGAAGTCTAAACTTGCTATGATCAAAAGAACTCTAACAAACTTCTTATACGCACGTAAAATATTGTAG
- the hemB gene encoding porphobilinogen synthase, which produces MSFPISRPRRLRVSQNIRDMVAETTLNVDDLMYPIFVVHGENIKKEISSMPNQYHWSIDMLDELVERVLKSGIKSVMIFGVPKSKDLVSSENYDSNGITQQAIRKIKHLAPELVVATDVCMCSFTPHGHCGILNEDEYVDNDKTLEVLAKTAVSHAEAGADIVAPSGMMDGMIIAMRQALDEARFDTVSIMSYSVKYASAYYGPFRSACDSSLKGDRKTYQMDYRNKKEAIREAVADIEQGADFIMVKPALSYLDIINELNHIVDLPIAAYHVSGEYAMIKAAAQAGLVDEKAITIETLVSMKRAGAKTILTYTALDVADWIKY; this is translated from the coding sequence ATGAGTTTTCCAATATCACGTCCGCGTAGACTGAGAGTGTCGCAAAACATTAGAGATATGGTTGCTGAAACAACTTTAAATGTTGATGATTTGATGTATCCAATATTTGTTGTGCATGGTGAGAATATCAAAAAAGAAATCTCAAGTATGCCAAATCAATATCATTGGTCTATAGATATGCTAGATGAACTTGTTGAGAGAGTTCTAAAATCAGGTATAAAAAGTGTCATGATATTTGGAGTACCAAAATCTAAGGATTTAGTTTCATCTGAGAATTATGATTCAAATGGTATCACGCAGCAAGCAATTAGAAAGATTAAGCACCTTGCTCCAGAGTTAGTTGTTGCAACTGATGTATGTATGTGTAGTTTTACACCTCATGGACATTGTGGAATCTTAAATGAAGATGAATATGTTGATAATGACAAAACATTAGAAGTTTTAGCAAAAACTGCAGTATCTCATGCAGAAGCTGGTGCTGATATCGTTGCACCAAGTGGCATGATGGATGGCATGATTATAGCTATGCGTCAGGCTTTAGATGAAGCCAGATTTGATACTGTAAGTATTATGTCATACTCAGTTAAGTATGCCTCAGCTTACTATGGACCATTTAGAAGCGCTTGTGACTCTTCTTTAAAAGGGGATCGTAAAACCTATCAAATGGACTATCGCAATAAAAAAGAAGCTATTCGAGAAGCCGTCGCTGATATAGAGCAAGGTGCAGATTTTATTATGGTTAAGCCTGCATTAAGTTATCTTGATATCATAAATGAATTAAATCATATAGTTGATTTACCAATTGCAGCGTACCATGTAAGTGGTGAATATGCGATGATAAAAGCTGCTGCTCAAGCTGGGTTAGTTGATGAGAAAGCTATTACAATTGAAACATTAGTATCAATGAAGCGTGCTGGAGCAAAAACTATACTTACTTATACAGCATTAGATGTAGCTGATTGGATTAAGTATTAA
- the ftsW gene encoding putative lipid II flippase FtsW, protein MLYRLKLLLSRKNVKRERVRAKLEIDISIVFIMLGLLTFGWVMVTSASMIDALYDFNDPYHYSIRQGLFAIISIFLFLLALLVPTKNYEKNYNAFFFIMLLILVAVLVPGLGKSVNGARRWIPLLIINIQVAELAKLLAIIFFSGYIATNLKNMGNFKEGILTPISLLGCIAILLLMQPDFGSTVVISMCVMGMLFVSGNKVRWYGLLLVAMVLMASMLVIISPYRMHRITGFLHPWENANGSGYQLVQALIGFGRGGWFGDGLGNGIQKQFFLPEAHTDFITSVIAEEIGVFGLMVLLLVYLFIAFKAINIAKLAFELKRYYQAFLSYGIGFWISFQVFVNVGVNTGLLPTKGLTLPLISYGGSSLLIMCYTLGILVRVDFENKLLADTINPRYVYKKVK, encoded by the coding sequence GTGTTATATAGGTTAAAACTTCTACTAAGTAGAAAAAATGTCAAAAGAGAACGTGTAAGGGCAAAGCTTGAAATAGATATTTCGATAGTTTTTATAATGCTAGGGCTACTTACTTTCGGTTGGGTTATGGTTACTTCAGCATCGATGATTGATGCATTATATGACTTTAATGATCCTTATCATTATTCTATAAGACAGGGTCTTTTTGCAATTATCTCGATATTTTTGTTCCTACTGGCCTTGCTTGTACCTACGAAAAACTATGAAAAAAATTATAATGCATTTTTCTTTATAATGCTTTTAATTTTAGTTGCGGTGCTTGTTCCGGGATTAGGTAAGAGTGTTAATGGAGCTAGACGTTGGATACCTCTTCTAATTATCAATATTCAGGTTGCTGAGCTAGCAAAACTTTTAGCAATTATATTTTTCTCTGGCTATATTGCTACAAATTTAAAAAATATGGGGAATTTTAAGGAAGGTATTCTTACTCCAATATCATTATTAGGGTGTATTGCTATACTTTTATTAATGCAGCCAGACTTTGGTTCTACTGTTGTAATATCAATGTGTGTTATGGGAATGTTATTTGTTTCGGGTAATAAAGTACGTTGGTATGGATTACTTTTGGTAGCAATGGTTTTGATGGCTTCAATGTTGGTTATTATTTCTCCATATAGGATGCATAGGATTACCGGTTTTTTACATCCATGGGAAAATGCAAATGGCTCGGGGTATCAGTTAGTTCAAGCACTTATTGGCTTTGGTAGAGGAGGCTGGTTTGGTGATGGTTTAGGTAATGGTATACAAAAACAGTTTTTCTTGCCGGAGGCGCATACCGACTTTATCACTTCTGTAATAGCAGAAGAGATTGGTGTTTTTGGGTTGATGGTTTTATTATTGGTTTATTTATTTATTGCCTTTAAAGCTATAAATATTGCTAAATTAGCTTTTGAATTAAAAAGATATTATCAAGCCTTTTTATCTTATGGGATAGGCTTTTGGATTAGTTTCCAAGTTTTTGTAAATGTTGGTGTAAACACAGGTTTATTACCAACAAAAGGTTTAACTTTACCTCTAATAAGTTATGGAGGAAGTAGTTTATTGATAATGTGTTATACTTTGGGCATCTTAGTTAGAGTTGACTTCGAAAACAAGCTTTTAGCGGATACAATAAATCCTAGATATGTATATAAGAAAGTTAAATAA
- a CDS encoding DNA polymerase III subunit delta' C-terminal domain-containing protein: MFSLNTHQKILDNFLEQKSKQMLHHAFIFRVKDAVLLDSFINSLCQVLLAQKVDDYNESPYVTIANSENNEIRVAEVKKIIKNCELTAHNNLAKIIIIPELGFLNESATNAILKTLEEPAENTFFLMFTRNYNNILATVKSRSLTYDISFDEDDKYNYLKYTFNMSKDAIEKSLLMARDDINIIAKIKLEQHFWQVRNSLMRVLVNQLNPNVFLKEVNPNFKDTLYWLTSLIVDVYYYKLDDQAQNIANYDKLAVVKYLAAKFTEDEIYKLYQKTLEANDYFLNFKNVDKELVLENLILKIIK; this comes from the coding sequence GTGTTTTCTTTAAATACACATCAGAAAATCTTAGACAATTTTCTTGAACAAAAGTCTAAGCAGATGTTGCATCATGCATTTATCTTTAGAGTTAAAGATGCTGTACTCTTAGATAGTTTTATAAACTCTCTATGTCAAGTGTTGTTAGCTCAGAAGGTTGATGATTACAATGAATCACCGTATGTAACAATAGCAAACTCAGAGAATAATGAGATTAGAGTTGCAGAAGTTAAGAAAATAATAAAAAATTGTGAGCTAACAGCACATAATAATTTAGCTAAAATTATTATAATTCCAGAGCTTGGTTTTTTAAATGAATCTGCCACAAACGCTATTTTAAAAACACTTGAGGAGCCTGCCGAAAATACATTCTTTTTAATGTTTACACGTAATTATAATAATATTTTAGCGACTGTAAAAAGTAGATCTTTAACTTATGATATAAGCTTTGATGAGGATGATAAATACAATTATTTAAAGTACACATTTAATATGTCAAAAGATGCTATAGAAAAATCTTTATTGATGGCTAGAGATGATATTAATATTATTGCTAAGATTAAGTTAGAGCAACATTTTTGGCAAGTTAGAAATAGTTTGATGAGGGTTTTAGTAAACCAACTAAATCCTAATGTATTTCTTAAAGAGGTTAATCCTAACTTTAAAGATACGCTTTATTGGTTAACAAGCTTAATTGTTGATGTGTATTATTATAAGCTTGACGATCAAGCTCAAAATATAGCTAATTATGATAAGCTTGCAGTTGTTAAATATCTTGCGGCTAAATTTACAGAAGATGAAATATATAAGTTATATCAAAAAACATTAGAAGCTAATGATTATTTTCTTAATTTTAAAAACGTTGATAAAGAATTAGTTTTAGAAAATTTAATATTAAAAATTATAAAGTAG
- a CDS encoding ChbG/HpnK family deacetylase: MSKKIVICADDFGLSDNVNKGILDLLEKKIINATSCMSNMPALKYGITNLKKIYSDFIHVGIHLNLTEGAPFTKATSISKNKEFLPLSKLLAKSKLRSIKYTDVYNELKAQIDNFIDQWGGLPDFIDGHQHVHHFPIIRKVVIDLYKDFNMFEKQTYIRSTLNMDKSDFKSLIIYRSGAKKFNKLLVDNNIKHNTSFSGIYSLENSNQDFRKVMLKAYAEIKDGGLIMCHPAIDIDENDPISKSRVNEFKYFKSEQAIRDQNENNIKL, encoded by the coding sequence ATGTCTAAAAAAATAGTAATTTGCGCCGATGATTTTGGTCTAAGTGATAATGTCAATAAAGGCATTCTTGATCTATTAGAAAAAAAAATTATTAACGCTACAAGTTGTATGTCAAATATGCCTGCTTTAAAATATGGAATCACTAATTTAAAAAAAATATATAGTGATTTCATTCATGTTGGGATACATCTGAATCTAACTGAAGGAGCACCTTTTACAAAAGCTACTTCTATAAGTAAAAATAAAGAGTTTTTACCATTATCTAAATTACTAGCGAAATCAAAGCTTAGATCAATAAAATATACTGATGTTTATAACGAGCTAAAAGCTCAGATAGATAATTTTATAGATCAATGGGGAGGCCTACCAGATTTTATTGATGGACACCAGCATGTACATCACTTCCCTATTATTCGAAAAGTTGTCATAGATTTATATAAAGACTTTAATATGTTTGAAAAACAAACATATATTCGCTCAACCCTAAATATGGACAAATCAGATTTTAAATCATTAATAATTTATCGTAGTGGTGCTAAGAAATTCAACAAACTATTAGTAGATAATAACATTAAACATAATACCAGCTTTTCCGGAATATATTCACTTGAGAATAGCAATCAAGACTTTAGAAAAGTTATGCTAAAAGCTTATGCTGAAATTAAAGATGGTGGACTAATAATGTGCCACCCTGCTATAGATATTGATGAAAATGATCCTATATCAAAATCTAGAGTCAATGAATTTAAATACTTTAAATCAGAACAAGCTATAAGAGATCAAAATGAGAATAATATAAAACTGTAA
- a CDS encoding TusE/DsrC/DsvC family sulfur relay protein gives MDNYNIDKQGFLIDFESWDMDFCKLTAASEDIDLSENHMLVINFLRSFYQKNKKSPAIRELVKALKEEYGEKIGNSLYLQILFPVSPAVQAAKLAGLPKPKRCI, from the coding sequence GTGGATAACTACAACATAGACAAACAAGGCTTTTTGATAGATTTTGAAAGTTGGGATATGGATTTTTGTAAATTAACAGCAGCAAGTGAAGATATTGATTTATCTGAGAATCATATGTTGGTTATTAATTTTTTAAGAAGTTTTTATCAAAAAAATAAAAAATCTCCAGCAATTAGAGAACTTGTTAAAGCATTAAAAGAAGAATATGGGGAAAAAATAGGCAATAGTCTATATCTACAAATTTTGTTTCCTGTTTCTCCAGCCGTGCAAGCTGCCAAACTAGCAGGTCTACCAAAGCCTAAAAGATGTATTTAA
- a CDS encoding glycosyltransferase family 2 protein: MTNRNIENPHLYAVIPVYNEEALIGSFLKELAVKLREISSNYKIVVVDDGSADNSREVIQGLVGELNIKLISFSRNFGQEAAITAGLEASKEADAAVIMDCDFQHPIEVIDQFYEKWCEGYSNVYGIRTRDDQSKTRSFLSETFFKFSKSMMGVDIPANAGYFRLLDKQCIKAFNSLSENNRFIRGLFSWIGFKGYAIPFQVADRKDETPSRWGYKKLFKLAFTGIFSFSSVPLRMISLMGMIISIFALAYGLYTILANILFGVGVSGWPTIVVSIMFFSGVQLISLGVLGEYISRIFDEAKNRPKYIIDEDESRNI; encoded by the coding sequence ATGACAAATAGAAATATTGAAAATCCCCATCTTTATGCTGTAATACCAGTTTATAATGAAGAAGCTTTAATAGGATCTTTCTTAAAAGAGCTAGCTGTTAAACTTAGAGAAATCTCATCAAACTACAAGATAGTTGTTGTTGATGATGGCAGTGCAGATAATTCTAGAGAGGTTATCCAGGGGTTAGTAGGTGAGTTAAATATTAAGCTTATTAGTTTTTCTAGAAACTTTGGTCAAGAAGCTGCTATTACAGCTGGGTTAGAAGCTTCTAAGGAAGCAGATGCTGCTGTTATTATGGATTGTGATTTTCAGCACCCGATAGAAGTGATAGACCAATTCTATGAGAAATGGTGTGAAGGCTATTCTAATGTTTATGGGATAAGAACTAGGGATGATCAAAGTAAAACTAGGAGCTTTTTATCAGAAACATTTTTTAAGTTCAGTAAGAGTATGATGGGTGTTGATATTCCAGCTAATGCCGGATATTTTAGATTATTAGATAAACAGTGTATTAAAGCTTTTAATTCATTATCAGAAAATAATCGCTTTATTAGAGGTCTTTTCTCATGGATAGGTTTTAAAGGTTATGCTATACCATTTCAGGTTGCCGATAGGAAGGATGAAACACCTAGTAGATGGGGGTATAAAAAACTTTTCAAATTAGCATTTACTGGGATTTTCTCATTTTCATCTGTTCCGCTTAGAATGATATCTCTTATGGGGATGATAATTTCTATATTTGCATTAGCATATGGTTTGTATACGATTTTAGCTAACATACTCTTTGGTGTTGGTGTTAGTGGTTGGCCAACTATTGTGGTAAGTATTATGTTCTTTAGTGGTGTCCAGCTTATTTCACTGGGAGTTTTAGGGGAGTATATCAGTCGTATATTTGATGAAGCAAAAAATCGTCCTAAATATATTATTGATGAGGATGAGAGCCGAAATATTTAA
- the murD gene encoding UDP-N-acetylmuramoyl-L-alanine--D-glutamate ligase has protein sequence MFSFHFNDVKISKLLMVGYGVTGKSVCDFLANFIDIEVDISQSDEDFGHYDFDSYDLITVSPGIPLNKSPYRVLSKYKDKIVSDIDIFYQYIKNTKAKTIAITGSNGKSTVVTLLDFILRELGYKSILVGNIGTPALNKIDEKFDYCVIEASSFQIDIFHSVKFDIGCVINVSPDHLDRYASFGEYKQSKLNLANFSKDFFVYDVHNNGIKYAGEYEIVRSSIYKNATKLLDISETNLFGEHNLENIIVVLNILDKLGLDIFKAVGAIKKFKGLAHRCKIVKNINGITYINDSKGTNVGATVAALNSITSTKSIILLLGGVAKGGDFSLMTESLKKYVKYVFIYGQDKEYIKESIKDTCKYELCDNMHQAFELASRKSQDSEIVLLSPACASFDEFDNYVKRGEAFEDYVRQLKHIGS, from the coding sequence ATGTTTAGTTTTCATTTTAACGACGTTAAAATCTCTAAATTACTAATGGTTGGGTATGGAGTTACAGGAAAGTCTGTATGCGATTTTCTAGCAAATTTTATTGATATTGAAGTTGACATATCACAGAGTGATGAGGATTTTGGTCATTACGATTTTGATAGCTATGACCTAATAACAGTTAGTCCAGGAATACCTCTCAATAAATCTCCATATAGAGTATTATCTAAATATAAAGATAAGATTGTTAGTGATATTGATATATTTTATCAATATATTAAAAATACAAAAGCTAAGACTATTGCAATAACTGGCTCAAATGGTAAGAGTACAGTAGTTACTCTACTTGATTTTATACTTAGAGAATTAGGTTATAAAAGTATTTTAGTTGGTAATATTGGGACACCAGCACTAAATAAAATAGATGAGAAATTTGATTACTGTGTTATAGAGGCATCAAGTTTTCAAATAGATATATTTCACTCTGTAAAATTTGATATTGGCTGTGTTATTAATGTATCACCAGACCACCTAGATAGATATGCAAGCTTTGGTGAATATAAACAATCAAAGTTGAATTTAGCAAATTTTAGCAAAGATTTCTTTGTATATGATGTTCATAATAATGGTATTAAATATGCAGGAGAATATGAAATAGTAAGATCAAGCATATATAAAAATGCTACAAAGTTATTAGATATCTCTGAAACTAATTTATTTGGTGAACATAACTTAGAGAATATTATTGTTGTTTTAAACATATTAGATAAGTTAGGTTTAGATATTTTTAAAGCGGTAGGTGCTATTAAAAAATTCAAAGGCTTAGCACACCGTTGTAAGATTGTGAAAAACATAAATGGAATAACGTATATAAATGACTCTAAAGGTACAAACGTTGGTGCTACAGTAGCAGCACTTAATAGTATAACTAGTACCAAAAGCATTATATTATTATTAGGTGGCGTAGCTAAGGGTGGAGACTTTAGCCTTATGACAGAGTCATTAAAAAAATATGTCAAATATGTTTTTATATATGGACAAGATAAGGAATATATAAAAGAGTCTATAAAAGATACTTGTAAATACGAACTATGTGATAATATGCATCAAGCTTTTGAGTTAGCTAGTAGAAAATCACAAGATAGTGAAATAGTTTTATTATCTCCAGCATGTGCAAGTTTTGATGAGTTTGATAATTATGTAAAACGAGGCGAAGCTTTTGAAGATTATGTTAGACAATTAAAACATATAGGAAGCTAG
- a CDS encoding oxidative damage protection protein — MTTVFCKKYNQELDAIPFQPLPGELGKKIHAEISNKAWQAWLSHQTILINEYRLNLMDPKAKEFLQQEMQKFLFEGKEEKPEQFNEI; from the coding sequence ATGACTACTGTTTTCTGTAAAAAATATAACCAAGAATTAGATGCTATACCATTTCAACCATTACCAGGTGAGCTAGGTAAAAAAATACATGCTGAAATATCAAATAAAGCTTGGCAAGCATGGCTTTCGCATCAGACTATTTTAATAAATGAATATCGCCTTAATCTTATGGATCCAAAGGCAAAAGAGTTCCTACAACAAGAAATGCAAAAATTTTTATTTGAAGGTAAAGAAGAAAAACCTGAACAGTTTAATGAGATCTAA
- a CDS encoding ArnT family glycosyltransferase, giving the protein MNKFKNSYAYDILILLVIYAIYFIVFLGHRHLSIPDEGRYPEIAREMLSTGNWVTPLINGVPFLDKPPLYYWMEATSMHFFGINAWAIRLPQALLGILGCISIYSFGRYFYSRFAGVLASFILAANVLYFFESHYANMDLIVANLLWIAFFLCLVSLKQPIGNKKRFFMYAAYFVSALAFLTKGLMAIAFPCMTVFVWMLVTNNWHRIKELYIPTGAIIFVIIITPWLVLAQQQNPDFLYFFFYFQQFYRFVGHGFNNAIGPWFYFVIILAVFLPFSILLLNRLPKGFKTIWQNRKKDYTTFLIALWCLLILIFFSIPSSKIVSYILPIFGPLSLLMALSFEKIIKDNDKVNSFKKMHIAASTLFLITGIVVAIFPIVQHLFLDTHASTVYILLVALCAFAIAFSLRLSIKGQVKQAIILIISALMVLNILGQLVIPYFDLRTSEPLVEKVIKDSPKDTIFVYYNRPQPKHFILKEEIKKKGYEEDLPLLLNDNIYIVYNWKTYRPEIDNWAREFHYGIKQYQQSHDGKWPKYLITYPQFSELLKTKKDIVIFTKEKQLQKIKEKYPNIDFKVKGRYNKNVVVKVINK; this is encoded by the coding sequence ATGAATAAATTTAAAAACTCTTACGCTTATGACATCTTAATCTTATTAGTAATCTATGCAATATACTTTATTGTATTTCTTGGCCATAGACACTTAAGTATTCCAGATGAAGGACGTTATCCTGAGATTGCTAGAGAAATGCTAAGTACTGGCAACTGGGTTACTCCTTTAATTAATGGTGTTCCTTTTCTAGATAAGCCACCTCTTTATTACTGGATGGAAGCCACTTCAATGCACTTTTTTGGTATAAATGCTTGGGCTATTCGTCTACCTCAAGCACTTTTAGGTATATTAGGATGCATATCAATATATTCTTTTGGCAGATATTTTTATTCGCGTTTTGCTGGTGTTTTAGCTAGTTTTATATTAGCTGCTAATGTCTTATATTTCTTTGAATCACACTATGCAAATATGGATCTTATAGTTGCTAACCTACTTTGGATTGCATTCTTTCTATGTTTAGTTAGCTTAAAACAGCCAATAGGAAATAAAAAACGCTTTTTCATGTATGCTGCATACTTTGTATCTGCATTAGCATTTCTAACTAAAGGCTTAATGGCTATAGCTTTTCCTTGCATGACTGTTTTTGTCTGGATGCTTGTAACAAATAATTGGCATAGGATAAAAGAATTATATATTCCAACAGGAGCTATTATATTTGTAATTATTATTACTCCATGGTTAGTTTTAGCTCAACAGCAAAACCCTGACTTCCTATATTTCTTCTTCTATTTCCAACAATTCTATCGTTTTGTTGGACATGGCTTTAATAATGCTATTGGACCTTGGTTTTATTTTGTAATTATATTGGCTGTATTTTTACCATTTAGCATTTTACTACTTAATAGACTACCTAAAGGTTTTAAAACTATTTGGCAAAATAGAAAAAAAGACTATACTACATTTTTAATAGCTCTTTGGTGCTTACTTATACTAATATTCTTCTCAATTCCTAGTTCAAAGATCGTAAGCTATATCCTGCCTATTTTTGGACCATTATCATTACTAATGGCATTATCATTTGAGAAAATAATTAAAGATAACGATAAAGTAAATAGTTTCAAAAAAATGCATATAGCTGCTAGCACACTTTTCTTAATAACAGGTATTGTGGTTGCTATATTCCCAATAGTACAACACCTATTCTTAGACACTCACGCTTCAACCGTATATATTTTACTAGTAGCATTATGTGCTTTTGCAATTGCATTTAGCCTAAGATTATCGATAAAAGGTCAAGTCAAACAAGCAATTATACTAATAATCTCAGCACTTATGGTGCTTAATATCTTAGGCCAATTAGTCATTCCTTATTTTGATCTTAGAACATCTGAACCTTTAGTTGAAAAAGTGATAAAAGACTCACCTAAAGACACTATATTTGTCTACTATAATAGACCTCAACCGAAACACTTTATACTAAAAGAAGAGATAAAGAAAAAAGGCTATGAAGAGGATCTACCACTACTATTAAATGATAATATCTATATTGTTTATAATTGGAAAACTTATAGACCAGAAATTGATAACTGGGCAAGAGAATTCCATTATGGCATTAAACAATACCAACAATCTCATGATGGCAAATGGCCTAAATATTTAATAACTTATCCCCAATTTAGTGAACTTCTAAAAACTAAAAAAGATATTGTTATTTTTACAAAAGAGAAGCAATTACAAAAAATTAAAGAAAAATATCCTAATATAGACTTCAAAGTTAAGGGAAGATATAACAAAAATGTTGTGGTAAAGGTAATAAATAAATAA